Part of the Henckelia pumila isolate YLH828 chromosome 2, ASM3356847v2, whole genome shotgun sequence genome is shown below.
aaactccgatccctataaactcgagatcaaggatcagataacagagacagaccgggccctggtatgtagcacgctgtgccgtcgcttcaggaggtggctcccataccataataccagtggatttaccggacccaaagccatggaagtccatccactaacagtatagggtacaaccctactaatagacatctcgaaggagatagctcaatatgcaatgaatgcagcataaatcatgacatataaatcatgcagtcacataatacatgcatacttagtcaggatatctcgaacagtactttcgtacctcaaatcaatgcaagctctaccaactctaggtccacgcctatagtctgctctacactgccaaatgatactactatcattatagtgctctaaaagccttaactaagctattgcatacttctaaatatttataggaagcaaaagctataccttcgtccgtcgttagccttttgatgtcgagtgcctcaaaactaggtcacagctccactacgacgcctagatcgctatgccacttccggattccccacgggacgcctagaattccctagacctgagttagaaggctaaggaattgagagagaagagagaaattggtgcactcaaatgtgagctcggcaccccctatttatagatgacgatcggaacctccgttcctcgatcggaacatccgatcacgatcggacgtccgatcccgacatcggagctttcgatctcgatTATCTgtcacgtgtcaaaatctcactggttgacttcggatagaggtgatcggaactttcgatcctgatcggagcttccgatcctgccacacgtcatgcctgacgtaattagatcggagcttccgatcctgccttcggagcttccgaacccttcccaagtaattatgattaatttcttaatcactgattttggttacgggctactacaaataatatcaaatattaactaaaggatgatcgatgcctagatctaatcgacctgtggttgccaatcacgagtctaagtccaatcctaggtgatatgcaagtatgcaatgcaatcctattacattgagtttccaatttacatttcttcggtctttatgtctgctgggcccaccattgtcttcaaatctttatctcccactaattctaataaatttcaatgacaagtaggggatacatatttaagggtgggaacgggccataaaccaggcccacttttattacaaatgacaaatcaaattgggctataaaacaagcccattaataaaacccaacaacaataataaaaaccaaatgtaaaccacctagcatacacctaaaaaattggtcatggcaattgatcatccttttatccaattatttaattcaattaaatgattggataacatgcaattcaaaatgacaataaatataaatagataaaatcatattttatacataaaattccattttatatataaaatcatattttatctagtatatccataaaatcatattttatacataaaatcatattttataatcaattgtaccaaaattattaattttcataaaatttaatttattggattaaatttataaatttccaaaaattcaaaatttatccaacaattaattttcttaaaattttaggTTCAAACAATTTtaacccattgcctcgtggaccaatagaaacaattttcgatcgggcAAAAAACTGGGCCCAACAACTATTAGCGGgccgaaattcaaaatttcaaaaaaaaaaaaatttaatttttctgggctgcctgggacgatcccgggcagcccccgaCTATCGGGGGCCCAGCCCCACTGCTGGGCCGCCGagcgcggcccagctgcgcgctgGGCTGCTGGGCCGCTGCTCGCGGCCCAGTTGCGCGCAGGGCAGCGGGTAGccccaaattttttttccttcgttttgttttctgaaaaatcaaggctttgtacaatcgataaattttaatcgttagatCCGAGTGCAAtctgtctctgacgccactgttggaacacgttctcggatcCATAGATATGATACCCaacgcagcggaagtttaaaaatttttattttctgatgtggaaCGATTTCAGATCGTGGGTATtaaatccttacgattaaaacaaataagtgaaataaaataataattaaattttacctctcaagtctcaacttgaggttatggactccaacagataaaatctgctcttcttgtatatcccaggaactgatgactcgatcgatcaactcctgaatcaggtccacgaacagaattctaaaaccctctgacagactgcactagaaagtctatcagaagtttctacgaagaaaattaacagatttgatctgttaaactagactgcaaattcgaattTTTCAGTCTAGAATTCGAACACtgagaggagaggggcggccgaacCCTAGGGAGagagagctctctaggtttcaaaaattatgagctgttaattctaatttctgtactgtaataacttatttataacatgggttgctaacagcttagggcccattagtcataagttcaagcctgacaagcaaagcccgcatgttcagaaattaatataaaatttatcgtgacttaATTTGACAAACCAATTCTACCAATATGTACAGAAACTTTTTTtgtacattttaaagtcaagataaattttctgaatccgaattcagtggtttccaaaaatgtcatccctatgtcattttaggaaatctcactccctctactcattaataagaagtcctacttctcattcgctaaatttaactcattaaatttaattatctcaacggggattagaaatctattacttgtgtaacccttaatgattcagggatacagctagtcgtgggcccacaactcctttgtgactcggaacaacaatttccgacttgcccatcgaatcatggtaagagcacctagaaacatcgccccatgatttcctaggtatcactgatagtgccttcaagaaccagtgggttttggttagcgtacagtacggtcccttcatctatatatctcgatcgaatcaacaaccattggtatatcgagagtagttcgagattcgataactatccAATacttcttgaagatcaaatagtgatatcgcatgtgcaactaagaaaccaagtaacctaaagcacatcatgtactttggctagagatttgtcacactaatatctcctcagatcgcataggatatctacactcgcaagcgtgtggtgaatccttgaaaacaaagcattgactcctatatgtgttgtaactgtacccaatctcgacacctgataaccctcatagagtcggtaaacgagtcaaagtacattactagcatatagagtctccatgatgtttcaagtagtaaggactaatgatgttcgaatagggtagttcgatcattcatccaatgaatatccatttgcatgcttcgaacatctctatgttccataccaatgaaatgtggtactcggcatcgcaaaagctagtctcaatcttgagcgatccttatccttattgcggacaactcaattgactaggaactggtttagaatatacagtgattacaagatgtgtttcatgatagtcatccatatccactatcacatcttgcatgcactttagtatattcaaggtctttatctaaacatcgtatagcacgtcacaacataacaatatgataaaagataaagtaaattccaatataaaatgtaaattatattaaacaaagattgtttacaaatagagtcataaaggcccttagccacaagttggctaacagaGCACTCACTCTTTCAGTGTCACTGGAAATTACTAATTTGACCACGAAGATTTTTGACGTGTCTTATGTTATGTCAACACTTTTCGATGAAAAAGAACTAGCTAGAATCGAAAGAAGTACAAGTTAGTAAGACTAAGACCAAGAATTGATTGATaacatatatacaaaaaaaaaaaaaatctaaaatgtgcaacaaaaatatatatatttccttTCTATATATACtttgtaaaagaaaaaaaaaaaaaaaaaaaaggagctTAGGGGGAAATTTTAGCAAGGGTACGTGAGTGGAACAAGTCATCGATTTCTTTTATATAACGCAAACCTACTTTTATCATGAGCAATTatatttcttggaattttcTCTTCTCAAAGAAATGAATTCGACTTCATATATTTTCTAATAATACTGCGAAACAAATTTTGATTCAATAGGTAAGAGCATTACTTTAATTAGTTGTGAGTGCTAGCTAGCTTGAACCAGATCAATCCGATCGATCTTATATATCATCTATAGAAAATAgtgaaatttttaaataattaattaattacttgtTCAAGCTATAAGTTAACTTGGTATACTGTAGTtttttgggagagcttctaagCTAGGAAACACTTCTCATTTTTTctttcataaaattttgaaattttatgaaacttTATGAAAGAAAAGCTAAGAAGTGCTTTCTAGATGCTTTACCAAACACTACATGTGAAAATATAAACGGAAAACTAGCTTAGTGATAGAGCCTAGCTATTCATTTTCTAAGATAGAGGTTTTGGGTATGAGTTACGGGGCGGAGCCACCCTAGCCAGGGTGGGATCCAGCCGGCCCcacccattttttttaaaaaaattattagttttaattattttttttgaaaaaaatttaaaaatagaaCACTCTATTACATCTTTTCGTTggtttattgttgttggttttgaaattatttgattttgaggGAAATTCGAAAACTCTAAAAACTATTGTTGCGAATTTTGGGAAAAATAATCATttgtttgaaaattaaaatatttgaggatTATTGATGTTGCAATTATTATTGGATTTGTATTGCGATTTTTTTAATTAGAATTAATAACTAAAATTGAATAATTACGAGATTTGTAAAATGACTATTTGTTGTATATTTTTGGGATGACTGAAACTTTTTAGTTAGGTACGCGTAGCTCAGGAAatgaagaaaataaatattatcaagTTATTTTTAAACCAAAAGACAGATATCGATATATCATGGGCATACATCAATTACAATTTAAGATGAGTAGAAAATATCAATTTCAATCGAAATAACATTTTGAATTGAATTAATCTGAAAAATCGGTTTAGTTTATTCAAAAATTCGGTTGTAGACTTTGGTTTCGGATTTTAATATAATACTTTGGTTTACCAAACAAAcctaacatttatttttaaaaaaaatattactaaattttctaataaaattttattggacCTAGACTTGAAAATAtactttttaataaataaaatttaaatttatatagttCAATTTTTAACTACATCTTTTTAACTAAaacttgatttaaaaaaaaaaaactagaagAGTTCTTTTAATTTGGTTATTGATTGAAATAAtagatttttgttttattttttttgaattcatAGTAAAGTTCGGTCAGtccattttataaaaaaaaaaatcgattaaTTCGATTTGAAAATGTTCGGTTTACTAAATTTTCACCATATATAATTATCTAATATATATGGGGCAAAATCAgccccaaatatttttaaatcctGGTGAGAGTCACTCAAAATAAAGTTGGCGtagtaatatataattttttaaaacgcATCTTCTTCCATGTGATGGCATGCAATTGAACGCtattaattaattgttaatgTTGAGCTGAAAACATATTATTTTGGTACTTGGTTCGGATAAAGGATTTCGACATATTTTTGCTGATAAAAAATAATGGGGTTTCATCGTCATGAACTTCGTTTATTCTATTTCTTTTTCATGGCATATTCATGGCACTGTTCTGTTCACCATATTATTAATATACGTATAACTCAtctcacgttcttctcatcatattatttattcatatattaactatttattttacatcaatcaaatcattaattatttatctcacatcaatcaaatcattgaactcaaattactatattaccccttataaataatatatattttattttatttattgttaaaaggacaaaatagtcatttaacatttttatataaaatttaatcaatcaaatcaaataaaccataatctatcagtcaaatccaatactattttatctatcatttcttatttattttttattacattataatacttatctatatattacttatatcatacatcaaaccaaacggtTAGTACTGATCTATTCTCTACATGATTTCAAGATACAATCATCGAGTATCATGAGCATAATTTCTCTACGTATGATCTAGGTATATATTTTCACACAATTATATATCATGATGAGCACGAATATAGCGACTCAAACTAGCACCTGAAAAAACCCAACAAATTTATGATCTTAATTCTAGGACAAATTATATGAGAATAGATAAATATTTATTCAAACTCCAAAATCTCTGGTTCACGAGATCATATATAAATCCGTTGATTCATATATTCACACAACATATATATACTGCTCGATCATATATAATGTAGGATATAATCCCGGAACACGAGTCATTTAATCAGTCAAACGGGGATTCATATATAATCACAAACATTTTAATACTCAATAATGCAACcagatatataatttattaattaaagcGTCCACCCATGGATAATATTATGGTCAACATCCATGTTTCTTTGAACAGTTGACGCTTCTCCAAGATTATAGTGTTGGtacctataaaaaaaaattccaaacgtCATAACATCATCGTTTCGTCGTTTACAACGAACATATAATTAGGGTTTTATTCGCGCacacatgtatatatatgtatatacccTATTTGGAGGAAAGGCTCCTGTTCGATTTCCGTAGGATTAGATGCTGGAATTTGCACAAAAAAGTTGCTGGTTCCGGCTGCTGCGTCGGTGTTCCACGGGAAGGGGAGGGTTCTGAGACCTTGTCCTTCAGCCTCCAGCTGCAAATTTACATTTCATATAATATATGCTTCTCCTTTAAAaagataataaaattatatgttatttatttttaaaatgaaaatattaagaAGTTATATCTAATAAAATACTTATGCATGGTTTCATTTTTCCACACACGTAGAAAACTGATCACTTAACCATGTCCATTCATGATTTTTAAATGTGgatattttcataattaatttaatttacttAGTAAAATTTCATATACCGATGACATTTCCTGTGAAACCTTCATTTTGAGCTGCTTGTTCATGTCTCCTAGTTGGCGCTCCTGCAAGTATCAGTAAAGTTCATCGTTAAGTGACCGAGTTACCGGACAGACTAATTAGAagaaattttcaattttatatttttttcaaaattcatatataAATTTTGTCTGAAGAGATATACACGAGTCGTTCATCGACTAGAATTTAAGATTTTGAAAGACGAAAATCGAATTAATACTATTCAAGAATTTCCCAAGGATCAGTACCTTTCTGCGAAGCTCTTCCATCTGCTCCAGCATGATTTGTGTCTGGAAATGTTTTACCAAAGGAGAAAAAGATCAGCAAGAATCAATATAAAAAAAACCATAGGTCATCATGCATGGTTCATAAATGTTAATAACATAAACTTCATtctatgatatatatatatatgcataacaCTGGGAAtctttctttaaaataaaactgGGGTTCTCTATTCGTTTCGCATGCATTCGTCTTTTTACGCTTATATAgtttatatatatgcatgtatgcACATAGCTAGCAAATGTACCTTTCTCTGCCTTGCTTGAGCAAGAGCTCCCTCTAGTTGTTTTTCAAgattctgcagctctttcacaCTCAACGGCCCGAGATCTTCCCCAAGCAGATGCCTTCATTATTTAGTTCATATGTTACCATGCACACCCACTCACACACGTGTAGGTATATATTTAGTTCACATTATCAATTATTTAATGTACTAGATTGGTTTTGCTTAATGTGCATCAATGAATCATTTCtcaacaaatttgtattttacaTAGGTTAAAAATTTTTTAGGGAGGGTGGGTCGAAAAACTTATCATGAGATGCCATAGACTTCGGTGCTACATATCTAATAAGTTGAGCAGAACATGAGCACCATTGAATGGACGAGAGTTTGGTGAATCCCTACCTGATTTGTTCAGATAAAACAAACAATTGATATGAGCGGGAGACTATAATGAAACCGAAAACTATTACAACAAACTAAGGttgtgtttgagagagcttctaaAAAGCACTTTTCAGCTTctccttaacaaaatttcacaaatttttaaaattttgttaaggaaaagctgagaagtgctttctagctagaagctctctcaaacactacctaaaagaTTTAGGAACTAATTAATGGGGACCCAACTAAACAAAATCTACTAATTCTTTTGTGATAcatgttttttttccttttttgtaAGTACACCTGAAATTAATCTGAAAtgtatctttaaaaaaaaaatttaatctgaAATATGAGTTATCAAAGGCAGAAATTATCCTTTTTTTAAGAATAGAAATTATCATTTTAAGCACGATATAAAAGCACAAATATGGTTATTTTCTTGGTCTTCATCGCTTCAATTTACTGCATACCAAAAGCTTTAGGAATTTTCACACAGGAGCTATTATGGTAAGATTAAAACTAATTGAAAAGAAATTCAATATATTTACATTTTAATCTATATATTACatttaaaatattgtttttataaatttaagaaATCTAATTTCAGATAATTTCAGTCATACACATATAAAAGGCAAAAGCACATGCACGTTCAAGGAGTTGGATCATTAAATTTTCTCACCGAGGCTCTGGCCTTTTTAAAATGACAATTGACACATACTGAATTTGTAATACTTTAGGTGTTTTtactatattaattaatttattgattttatcatgaTATTTacgtaaaaatttcaaatttaatggCATTTGTTCTTCTGTCATTCAATATTGTTTAAAGAATTGAACTTAAgtgaattatttttatttagcacTCGCAAAAAAAATTGTGATAAATTAAGataagaaaatttttgaaagggAAACGTAGCTGCGAACCTTTGAGTCCGTTGAAGCGATTCGTACTTGGCCTTTAATTTTGAGACCTCTTGATACCAGTTCTGTTTTGACacccaaaataaattaaataaaatttttgaaattcgaaATGATGAAATTAGttaaatcattaaaaatatttatcaacCTCATGTTTTCTACAATaaattaagaaataaatatagttgcattaattaaatttaataaatgaaAGTTCAAATTAATCCAAACCTGTGTTTGAGTTGGTTCGGTACTATTTTCGTGAGAATTGAAGCAGCATCTCTGGTAGCGTTCAAGGGTACTCATGAGACTGCaaaaaagtaaaaacaaaaaaaagaatttatttcataattcagaaattattaattataggaCAACACGAGGACTAATTTACTGACATACtaaagattaattaaattaatatataattagaaTTAATGTTGACAAACATggaagaaagaaaacaaaagctTAATGTATAATGTGAGGGAGgagattaaaaaataaaaaataaaacaatgaaccattttaattaattaatattgagTCCTTCATATAAATACgtctatttttcaaatttaattttaaaatagtttttttttcctaaaatgTGGTAACATGAACCAGAGACTGAGTAAGCTACCTGAATTCATATGAGGAACAAGAAATTCTGGGAAAAGAAGTATAAGGAAAACAGGAGTAAAACAGTACCCCTCCCAAGAAAAAGGTGCAAGATATATAATAAAGGGGAGTGTAATACAAATtaaacttttgaaaaatatataaaaggTGAAATCAGattcttcttaatttttttttttaaaaaaaatatacgtaaattcccaaaaacaaaaacaaaaaaaaaattgatagcagggggaaaaaaattaaaagggaTATATAAATTGTTCTCCatgtataaaaaaaaactaacctaaaaatctggaaataaaatcaaaacaagaagaaaaagaaaaataccttCTGTTCACTTCTGATAtgggaaaaaaaatatcaacAAAATACACAAAATCATGCCTTTTTGTTGAATATCTTCCAAAAACATATACAAGTTTCTCCCagaatcatcaaaatattgcaTGTTGTGGATGGATTATTCGGATATATACAAGGTAAGTGCTTGATTTAAGGGCGAAAGCTGGTAAAGAGATCCACCCAAGAATCTGAGGATtttgaagaaagaagaaaaatcTGAAGCTTTTTCTCTAAAGGGTCTGACCAGTGCTTCATTTTTTGGGTAACCCAACTAAATGTTAAGAACCGAGGagtgaaataattaaaaaaaaatgtgggGGAGAAAATACAGAAAGAGAAGGAGAGAGGAAGAAACCCTAGCTAGATCTTGCACAGAGGTCCAAGGAGAAGTCTCACAATCACAATGTACCTCGTCAGTCATGTGATCTCTTGATCCATGGGATTCTCAGAAAAACCCATGAAACGTGTCGATCTCTCATTGGAAGATTTACAGGAAAAAAGCATCAATCTTGaaaccataaaaaaaaatatgtggagaaagggaaaaaaatataattatttgatcccaaaaatcaaatcaatggatgaaataaatcagaacccAGAAAAATGGCTGCGAAAAGCTTTCACAGAAGCTCTCCCTCCAGCTTGATATGATCTAGAGTTCTTGTTATCTCTGCATTTTGTGGAGTTTTTGTGGCAAAAGTTACAATCTTTTGCGGTTTCTAGGTATTTTATGGGAAACCCATTTGACCAAACAAACAAAACGTACCAGAAAACCAAAGTTTAGCACAATCATCATGTATGTAAATAATATGATCATCGTTATATAAGCATAATAATATATAGCTTTTATATgtgagttatatatatatatatgtctgaGTTCTGAGATGTttgtgtatatgtatgtatattgtATACCTATTGCTACCAAATTCATAGAGCTTTCCCCTGCTGGAGAAGATGATTAGGGCAACTTCAGCATCACAAAGCACAGAGAGCTCATATGCTTTCTTCAACAGCCCATTTCTCCTCTTAGAAAATGTCACCTGTCTGTTGATTTTGTTCTCTATTCTCTTCAATTCCACTCTCCCTCTTCCCATTTTTCTCAGTTTCTTGCTTTCTTTCACACAGTGAATTACAAGAAAGATTTGTGTGAATTGTGTGTGAATTGTGTGTAACTGGTGATTGTATATATAGCAGAAGGAATATGAGGGGGGGAGGTGGGATATATAATGAGTCTGCTGAGTGTATCTGTGTGTAATAAAGTAAAGCGTACTGAAATTCCTTCTCTTTATAAACGTGGAACCCTTAGTTCCTGGATTTTACTCTTGCAAGAAAATGGCAATCAAATaattctttctttgatcttCACacctttttattattattattattattttaaaacatttagCAACAATTGCTTGCATATTATGGAAGTTGAAAGCTTTACTTCTGTTCTTTATCTTGCCATTtcttgtgtaaaaaaaaaaaggataaagACTCGGTGATTCTCGTGTGACAGTGGTTTATTGGGTAAAGACTGAACTTCACGCGCACCCTAGCCTTTTCTTGTAACTCCTGAATAATACAGTACACTTCTTGGCTACTGGTCATTGAAGGAATATAATTTGAGCAGTGCTTGGCATTTATGCGAAACGAGAAAAAGTAAATATACGGTGGTTTGAAAAATTTAAAGCGATTTGGCCTGGCCATGTGAAAATGGGCACAAATTAAGGATGGTTTCAAGTATTTGCATAAGAAACAAGAATGTTTGATGATATTCAACTTGGCAAGTACTTAGCCGTTTTAGTAATGCGGGAGCCTTGTAGTATTTCTTTTCGAGTATagattttatgttttatatatTTCATGTGTGAATCTCAGAGcgctttttttattattttttgtaaacTATGTATCACATTAATCATGTATTATAGGCTTCTCTTCAAATTTCTAacccaaaatttaatttttagaaaacTATATTTTTTGTCATACGattttgtcattttgcgatttggTCAAATTTCAATTTACTTTAGTCAacgtcatttttttattttttatgatttaagTCTTTTTTTTATTGAGAGAGTGCTGATGCATGTAATTACACTATACacattggtgccacatcagcacTTCATTAATTCTATGTCAACACCAACTCGagaaaaatactataatttccaaaaaaaaaacaaatacaaaGATAAACgcctaaaactgaaatttgataacataattgac
Proteins encoded:
- the LOC140882110 gene encoding agamous-like MADS-box protein MADS3: MGRGRVELKRIENKINRQVTFSKRRNGLLKKAYELSVLCDAEVALIIFSSRGKLYEFGSNSLMSTLERYQRCCFNSHENSTEPTQTQNWYQEVSKLKAKYESLQRTQRHLLGEDLGPLSVKELQNLEKQLEGALAQARQRKTQIMLEQMEELRRKERQLGDMNKQLKMKVSQEMSSLEAEGQGLRTLPFPWNTDAAAGTSNFFVQIPASNPTEIEQEPFLQIGYQHYNLGEASTVQRNMDVDHNIIHGWTL